CCAGTTCGATGGCGATGACGGGTCGTTCGTCGTTGCCGCGAACGAGCAGGTATTTGATTCGTGCGGCTTCGAGGACGGCGCGGACGAACAGTAGATCCTCGACCATCGCCTGATGTGGGGTGGTGGAGGTGATCGTCAGTGCGTAGCGGCCGTCGTGGCTGACCACGTCGGATCGTTCGCTCAGGCGTGCTGCGGACGCTGCAGATTCCCGGGTGACGGCATCATTTGTCTCGTGCTCCGGTGGAACGAGGTAGATATCGTGCGGGGCAGAAGACGAGGTGATGGCGTTCCTTCCTGAGTGCGCGCGCTGGCCGGGGAAACCCGGTGCAGACTCAGTCTAGTGCAGGTCCGGGGCTTTCTTGACGCGCTGCGGTAGAACCCAGTTCGCCGCGACCAGGCCCACCACAACTCCGGCAGTGTCGGCGAGAGCGTCGGCGACCGATCCCGAGCGTCCCAGGGGCAGGATCGCCTGCAGGAACTCCGAGAGCGCCGCGAACGCCAGTACCCACGAAGCCGTCCGGCCCCAGCCGATGTCGGCCACACGCGAGGTGTAGGCGAGGGCCGCGAACAGCGTGAAGTGAATGATCTTGTCGCTGTGCTGAAATCCGGAAGGCACCCCCGACGCGGGGGTGAAGAGAACGATCAGCGCGACGACGAACGTGACGGCCAGGGGAATTCGATACGTCGACGGCGAGAGCACCGCGAAGAGTTTACCGGCGTTGCAGCACCACCACCGTGTCGATTCGCTCGTCGCCGTCCGGCGTCGTACGGGTGCGGTGTTCGGCGTGGATCACCTCGAACCCGTCGCCTGCCGCAGCGACCACCGGTTCCGGTGCGAACAGCCGGTTCTTGGCCGGATGCTGCGAGGCATGGCTGTCGCTGGGACTGTGGCCGACGATCAGCAGACGCCCCTTCGGTGCGACCGCTGCGGCGAACCTGCGGGTGGTCAGTTCGAGTTCGTCCGGTGGCACCTGCAGGAAGTGCACCGACACCAGATCGAACGCCGCGGCCGGGGGAGTCCAGTCCAGAACGTCTTCCTGTTGCCAGTTCACTGCGAATGTCAGCGGCTCGAGTGCCTGTTGTGCTGCGCGAGCGCGGCCGAGGGCGACATCGGAGATGTCGACGCCGGTCACGTGCCATCCTTCACCGGCCAGCCACAGGGAGTCGGCACCTTCTCCGCAGCCGATATCCAGGGCGCGGCCTGCAGTCAGCTCGGACGCTTCCTGCACCAACACGGCATTGGGATTGCCGCTCCAGATGGCGGTGCGTTGGTTGTAGAGGTCGTCCCAGAATGCTTCGTCGAAGGCACCGTTCTCGAAATCCGGTTCTGCGCCGGTCCGGTCGGCGGGAGGAGTGTGAGCGTGTGTGTGGTCGGCCATGCTTCGAGACTGCCCGCTCACGGCCGTGGACGCAAACAAATTTGCCGTTTCGGCAAAAGCGAGTCTGGGTAGAGTGGCTTGTCATGACCGAACAGGAACGTGAAGTACTGACGTGGGCGACGTTCGGAGACGCCTCGCGCGATCTGACCAGGAAGATCGTCGACGACGGGTTCGTTCCGGACATCGTCATCGCGATCGCCCGTGGCGGACTCATTCCCGCGGGTGCAATCGCCTATGCGATGGGCGTCAAGGCTGCGGGCACCCTCAATGTCGAGTTCTACTCCGACATCGAGGAGACTCTGCCCGATCCTGTTGTCCTCGAGCCACTTCTGGACACCGATGCGATCGTCGGCAAGAAGTTGCTCGTGGTCGACGATGTCGCCGATTCCGGCCGCACCCTGGCTCTGGTGATCGACCTGCTGAAGGCGCATACGCCCGACGTGCGGTCGGCCGTGATCTATACCAAGCCCAGAACCATTGTGCAGCCGGATTATTCGTGGCGAGAGACCGACAAGTGGATCAATTTTCCGTGGTCCACGTTGCCGGTCATCACCTGAGTTACTCGCTGGAGACGTCGATCAGCACCTTGCCGACGGTTCCGTTCTCGACGGCGTCGTGGGCGGCAGCGGTCTCGCTCAGCGAGAACCGGTGCAGCGGTAGACCGGTTTCTTCGCCCACCTCCAGCACGCCTGCGGCCGCTGCGGCGCTGACGTCGGCCTCGGCGTTACGAAGAGCCTCGTCGCCCACGGTGTAGAGGAGGACGAACTGGTAGCGGGTGTTGAGCACCATGTTCGGCCGGACATCGAGGGTCACGGTGTCGCCGCCGTTGTTGGCGTAGACGGCAACCGATGCGCGGTTCGCTCCCACGGCAGCGTTGAGTGCGGCGTTCTGTGCGGGAGCAACCTCGACGACGAGATCGATTCCGGCAGGCACCAATTCACGAATCTCGGCGGCGGCGTCGCCGGCCTTGTAGTTCACCACGTGATGCGCGCCTGCGGCGGTCGCAAGTGCACCCTTCTCTGGTCCGCTGACCGTCGTCACCACGGTCGCGCCTGCCCAGCGGGCCAGTTGGATCGCGGCATGGCCGACGGCACCGGCACCACCGGCGACGAGTACCGACTTGCCTTCCAGTGCGCCCGGGTGCAGCCGCGCGGGTCCGTCCTCGGACACCGTGAGTGCGCGGTGCGCCGTCATCGCGGGCACCCCGAGGCTTGCGCCCACGTCGAATCCGACGCCGTCGGGCAGAGGAACCACCCGGGTGGCGGGCAGGATTGCAAACGACTGTGCCGTTCCGGAGGGACGCTGGTGCTGGGCCAGGTACACCCAGACACGATCTCCGACGGAGACGCCATCGACGCCGGGGCCGACAGCGTCGACCACTCCGGCACCATCCTGGTTCGGCACCACCTCGTCGAATGCCAGCTTCTCACCCGGCCCGGAGCCGGTTCGGTTCTTCCAGTCCGTCGGGTTGACGCCCGAGACCACGATGCGGACGCGGACTTCGCCTGCGGCCGGCTCGGTCACCTCGCGGTCCTTCAACTCGAGGACGGACGAATCGCCGGTGCGGGTGTACACAATTGCTGGAGCAGTCATATCCGTTCCAACGCGCTCGGCCCGCCCCGATGTTCCCTCCGGCCCCATCGGGGTATGCATGAGTGGTCATCAGTGCTGTCAGAGAAGAGATGGATCTTTCATGAATCACAACGACCTGCTCACCGACGCGTTCGGCCGGATCAAGGAACTCGTCCACTCGGTGCTGGACGATATCCCCACTGCCGCGTTGACGTATCGACCCGACGCCGACGCCAACAGCATCGCGTGGTTGCTGTGGCACCTGACGCGGGTGCAGGACGACCACATTGCGGGTGTGGCCGGGAGCGAACAGGTCTGGACGTCGGACTCGTGGTTCGAGCGTTTCGGACTACCGTTCGACAAGTCCGACATCGGCTACGGCCAATCGTCCTCCGACGTCGCTCAGGTCACCTCGAGCGCCGAGTTGCTGCGTGAGTACCACGACGCCGTGCACTCGAAAACCGTTGCGTACGTGAGCAGTATCTCGACCGACGATCTGGACCGGATCGTCGACGAGAACTGGGATCCGCCGGTCACATTGGGTGCGCGACTGGTATCGGTGGTGTCCGACGACCTGCAGCATGCCGGGCAGGCCTCGTACGTTCTCGGCCTGTACACCCGGCAGACCTAGCCGTCAGGCGTAACGCTTCTGAAGGTTCTCCAGCGTCTTACGGATGTTTCGACGCTGGAACTGCGGGAACGTCTTGCCGCTGGTGACGATCTTGTCGAACACGAGGGCCAGGGCGTCTGGCCATTTCGTTCGGTCGTCGGTCCAGGTTTCGGTGACTTTTGTGCCGTCCGCGACCTGCTCGAAGTCGTATCGCCAGGTTGCGTTCGCGCCCTTGATTTTCGGAGTGCTCTTGCCGATCGCGTGGACGCGGAACTCGAAGGTCTTGCCCGGGTCGGCTGCCGTGACGGTACAGCGAGTGATCCACTTCGCCCGGCCGCGCTTGTTGGTTCCGTCGAACACCATTCCCACGTAAGCACTCTCGCGAGGTTCGTGGACCGTTGCGCCGGTGTTTTCGGGGCTCCACTGCCCCATCTTGGTGGGGTCGCTGATCGCAGCGTAGAGGGTGTCTGCATCGGCGTTCACGACAATGCTGTCGGAGACCACGAGTTCGCGTTTCATGATGACGCACCGTTCTTCAGGCCGGGATGAATACGAGTGAGCATGGGCACCAACAGCGTTCGCGGGGTGATTTGGGCGAAGATCGATCCGATGCGGTTGGCGGGCCCGGGGATCGAGACCATGCGTCCCTTGGCCATGTCGTCGACGGCAGTCCTGGCCACCGTCTCGGCAGAGACCCACATGATCGACGGAAGAGCCTTCTCTGCATCGTCTTTCGCGAAGCCTGCGGCTTCGCCGAACCCGGTCTGGACCGGTCCGGGGCACAGTGCGGTTGCGGTCACGCCGGTTCCGCGCAGTTCACCGGTCAGAGACTGGGTGTAGGAGAGTACGAACGCCTTGCATGCGCCGTATCCGGCTTGCCCGGGCAACGGTTGGAACGCGGCGGTCGACGCGACGTTGAGCAGCGCGCCGCGTCGTCGTTCGATCATGCCGGGGAGGAACCGGGTGCAGAGGTCCGCGACGGCGACCACGTCGACCTCGATCATGTGCATCTCGGAGTCGGGGTCGGATTCCGCGACGGGTCCGAGGGTGGAGAGTCCGGCGTTGTTGATCAGGATGTCCGGGACCAAGCCGAGATCGGTGATGCGGCCGAGCAGTTCGGCGCGCGCTGTGCGGTCGGAGAGATCTGCGGCCAGCACCTCGGCGCGGACGCCTCGTGCGCGGATCTCCTGTGCCAATTCTTCGAGCTTGTCAGCACGCCGGGCGACGAGCGTGACACCGTGGCCTCGGGACGCGAGTTGGCGAGCGATGGCGGCACCGATGCCGGAGGACGCTCCGGTCACGACGGCAGTCCGATCGGGTGCGGGACGAGGAAGGCTCATGTGTCCCACCGTAGCGAATGCGTGTTGTGCAGCGCATTTGAATCTCGATAAGAGGTTAGCCTAGTCTAACTTTAACGTCCCTTTGCTTATCGAGAGGTAACCATGTTTTCTGCTCCAACGGCCGGTCGGTCTGTTCGACGGTTCTCCGCGCTGTCCGCGCTCGCCGTGTCGGTCCTCGTGGTCGGCGCATGTGGCAGCAGCGACACCGCCGATACGCAGAACGCCGACGGCGGTGACTTCGCGTCCGTGACGATCGATTCGGCTTTGGGGCAGGCGGTCATCACCGAGAAGCCGGAGCGCATCGTGACTCTCGGGCAGGGCTCGGCCGAAACCGCGATCGCGCTGGGCACCGTCCCGGTCGGTGTCGA
The nucleotide sequence above comes from Rhodococcoides fascians A25f. Encoded proteins:
- a CDS encoding SDR family NAD(P)-dependent oxidoreductase, whose protein sequence is MSLPRPAPDRTAVVTGASSGIGAAIARQLASRGHGVTLVARRADKLEELAQEIRARGVRAEVLAADLSDRTARAELLGRITDLGLVPDILINNAGLSTLGPVAESDPDSEMHMIEVDVVAVADLCTRFLPGMIERRRGALLNVASTAAFQPLPGQAGYGACKAFVLSYTQSLTGELRGTGVTATALCPGPVQTGFGEAAGFAKDDAEKALPSIMWVSAETVARTAVDDMAKGRMVSIPGPANRIGSIFAQITPRTLLVPMLTRIHPGLKNGASS
- a CDS encoding class I SAM-dependent methyltransferase, whose amino-acid sequence is MADHTHAHTPPADRTGAEPDFENGAFDEAFWDDLYNQRTAIWSGNPNAVLVQEASELTAGRALDIGCGEGADSLWLAGEGWHVTGVDISDVALGRARAAQQALEPLTFAVNWQQEDVLDWTPPAAAFDLVSVHFLQVPPDELELTTRRFAAAVAPKGRLLIVGHSPSDSHASQHPAKNRLFAPEPVVAAAGDGFEVIHAEHRTRTTPDGDERIDTVVVLQRR
- a CDS encoding VanZ family protein codes for the protein MLSPSTYRIPLAVTFVVALIVLFTPASGVPSGFQHSDKIIHFTLFAALAYTSRVADIGWGRTASWVLAFAALSEFLQAILPLGRSGSVADALADTAGVVVGLVAANWVLPQRVKKAPDLH
- a CDS encoding mycothiol transferase; the encoded protein is MNHNDLLTDAFGRIKELVHSVLDDIPTAALTYRPDADANSIAWLLWHLTRVQDDHIAGVAGSEQVWTSDSWFERFGLPFDKSDIGYGQSSSDVAQVTSSAELLREYHDAVHSKTVAYVSSISTDDLDRIVDENWDPPVTLGARLVSVVSDDLQHAGQASYVLGLYTRQT
- a CDS encoding phosphoribosyltransferase; the protein is MTEQEREVLTWATFGDASRDLTRKIVDDGFVPDIVIAIARGGLIPAGAIAYAMGVKAAGTLNVEFYSDIEETLPDPVVLEPLLDTDAIVGKKLLVVDDVADSGRTLALVIDLLKAHTPDVRSAVIYTKPRTIVQPDYSWRETDKWINFPWSTLPVIT
- a CDS encoding SRPBCC family protein yields the protein MKRELVVSDSIVVNADADTLYAAISDPTKMGQWSPENTGATVHEPRESAYVGMVFDGTNKRGRAKWITRCTVTAADPGKTFEFRVHAIGKSTPKIKGANATWRYDFEQVADGTKVTETWTDDRTKWPDALALVFDKIVTSGKTFPQFQRRNIRKTLENLQKRYA
- a CDS encoding NADPH:quinone reductase — protein: MTAPAIVYTRTGDSSVLELKDREVTEPAAGEVRVRIVVSGVNPTDWKNRTGSGPGEKLAFDEVVPNQDGAGVVDAVGPGVDGVSVGDRVWVYLAQHQRPSGTAQSFAILPATRVVPLPDGVGFDVGASLGVPAMTAHRALTVSEDGPARLHPGALEGKSVLVAGGAGAVGHAAIQLARWAGATVVTTVSGPEKGALATAAGAHHVVNYKAGDAAAEIRELVPAGIDLVVEVAPAQNAALNAAVGANRASVAVYANNGGDTVTLDVRPNMVLNTRYQFVLLYTVGDEALRNAEADVSAAAAAGVLEVGEETGLPLHRFSLSETAAAHDAVENGTVGKVLIDVSSE